Proteins encoded in a region of the Narcine bancroftii isolate sNarBan1 unplaced genomic scaffold, sNarBan1.hap1 Scaffold_798, whole genome shotgun sequence genome:
- the LOC138751180 gene encoding nanos homolog 2-like, translating to MERIVHRFPARSQEFDIWKDYLQLSVAVEEIWRPGAGKREPVRPAKPGPLPQGAIRPLAMEGPPPLSGEVGGQTPKKAGGICTFCKHNGESRKVYSSHALKGEGGRVTCPILRNYVCPLCQATGDTAHTLKYCCFNPDKQSLYRNGRNSVGKRSKR from the coding sequence ATGGAGAGAATTGTGCACAGATTTCCTGCCAGAAGCCAGGAGTTCGACATCTGGAAGGACTACCTGCAGCTGTCGGTGGCCGTTGAAGAGATCTGGCGGCCTGGCGCCGGGAAGAGGGAGCCGGTCCGCCCCGCCAAGCCCGGCCCACTTCCCCAGGGCGCCATCCGCCCCCTGGCAATGGAGGGGCCGCCACCCCTGTCGGGAGAGGTCGGCGGACAGACCCCGAAGAAGGCGGGCGGCATCTGCACCTTCTGCAAGCACAACGGCGAGTCACGCAAGGTGTACTCCTCGCACGCGCTGAAGGGGGAAGGCGGCAGGGTGACGTGCCCCATTCTGCGAAACTACGTCTGCCCGCTCTGCCAGGCCACGGGCGACACCGCGCACACTCTGAAGTACTGCTGCTTCAACCCGGACAAACAGTCACTCTACCGCAATGGCCGCAACTCGGTGGGCAAGAGGTCAAAGCGCTAA